A portion of the bacterium genome contains these proteins:
- a CDS encoding TRAP transporter small permease subunit, with translation MQAIGAFLDAIARTVVMVADTVTESCGWIARVLVAILIPVGFFNVFLRYVGRYTETQLVNNTWIEAQWYIYGVIFLLMFPVLLRHDGNVRVDFWYAERSERVKTRIDLVGHLVALAPFVTLAVWVSYKPVLESWRHWELSPDPGGLPRAPLKAMILVAFLLLGLQTIATLIRLGARLTGREIGIRERRSDAPLRIE, from the coding sequence GTGCAAGCGATCGGTGCCTTTCTGGACGCGATCGCCCGGACCGTGGTGATGGTCGCCGACACCGTCACCGAAAGTTGCGGCTGGATCGCCCGGGTGCTGGTGGCGATCCTCATCCCGGTGGGTTTTTTCAATGTCTTCCTGCGCTACGTCGGGCGCTATACCGAAACCCAGTTGGTTAACAACACGTGGATCGAGGCGCAGTGGTACATATATGGAGTCATCTTCCTGCTCATGTTCCCCGTCCTGCTGCGCCATGACGGGAACGTGCGGGTCGACTTCTGGTATGCCGAACGTTCGGAGAGGGTAAAGACCAGGATCGACCTGGTCGGCCATCTAGTCGCCCTGGCGCCCTTCGTCACCCTGGCCGTATGGGTGTCGTACAAGCCGGTACTGGAGTCCTGGCGCCACTGGGAACTCTCGCCCGATCCGGGCGGCCTGCCGCGGGCGCCTCTCAAGGCGATGATCCTCGTGGCATTCCTGTTGCTGGGCCTCCAGACGATCGCCACGCTGATCCGGCTCGGGGCCCGCCTAACCGGTAGGGAGATCGGCATAAGGGAAAGACGCTCCGACGCGCCGCTGAGGATCGAGTAA
- a CDS encoding TRAP transporter large permease subunit — protein sequence MGAEWLAMIMFAIFLVLLLVGYPVAFSFAGTAVIFGAIGLLLGEFDLNRLIILFSRWFKAVDNFTLLAVPFFVFMGAILEKSGLAERMLTTIGMALGRLKGGLGLTVVIVGAMLAAATGVVAATVIVMGLLSLPTMVRYGYDHRLATGLITASGTLAQLLPPSLVLILLAQVVGVSVGDLFLGAMIPGLMLATIYGLWVIFKAYTKEGVAPALPEEARTIHGLALVGELLIAVVPILLLILAVLGSIFTGIATPTEAGAVGATAAVVLAALNRNLKMPVLAGATRSTAHITGLVLMILFCSTFFQLVFDQLGGQRLAQEILTGLPGGFWGFIIIANIAVFLLGINLEFIEITFIVMPIFVPAIRVLHELGETPFETLPSLMIWFTVMIAINLNMAFISPPVGFSLFYLQSVAPPEVKTLDIHRGALPFMALQGVALILVMVFPATVLWLPSVVG from the coding sequence ATGGGCGCGGAATGGCTCGCCATGATCATGTTCGCCATCTTCCTGGTGTTATTGCTGGTGGGCTACCCGGTGGCCTTCTCGTTCGCCGGTACGGCCGTCATCTTCGGAGCCATCGGCCTCCTTTTGGGAGAGTTCGACCTGAACCGCCTGATCATCCTGTTCAGCCGCTGGTTCAAGGCGGTGGACAACTTCACGCTGCTGGCAGTGCCCTTCTTCGTGTTCATGGGGGCGATCCTCGAGAAATCGGGGCTGGCGGAGCGCATGCTCACCACCATCGGGATGGCGCTGGGCCGGCTCAAGGGGGGTCTGGGCCTGACCGTGGTGATAGTCGGAGCCATGCTGGCGGCTGCCACCGGCGTGGTGGCGGCCACCGTGATCGTCATGGGCCTGCTGTCCCTTCCCACCATGGTGCGCTACGGGTACGACCACCGGCTCGCCACCGGCCTCATCACCGCCTCAGGAACCCTCGCCCAGCTACTCCCGCCCTCGCTGGTCCTGATCCTGCTGGCCCAAGTGGTGGGCGTCTCGGTGGGCGACCTGTTCCTTGGGGCGATGATCCCCGGGTTGATGCTGGCCACCATCTACGGCCTCTGGGTGATCTTCAAGGCCTACACCAAGGAAGGAGTGGCGCCGGCCCTTCCCGAGGAGGCGCGCACTATCCACGGCCTGGCCCTGGTGGGCGAGTTGCTGATCGCGGTGGTGCCCATCCTCCTCCTGATCCTGGCCGTGCTCGGGTCGATCTTCACCGGAATCGCCACGCCGACCGAGGCCGGGGCGGTGGGGGCTACCGCCGCAGTGGTCCTGGCCGCCCTGAACCGGAACCTGAAGATGCCGGTTCTGGCCGGCGCCACCCGTTCCACCGCTCACATCACCGGTCTGGTGCTGATGATCCTGTTCTGCTCGACCTTCTTCCAGCTGGTCTTCGACCAGCTCGGAGGCCAGCGGCTGGCTCAGGAGATACTCACCGGCCTGCCGGGCGGCTTCTGGGGATTCATCATCATCGCCAACATCGCGGTGTTCCTGCTCGGCATCAATCTGGAGTTCATCGAGATCACCTTCATCGTGATGCCGATCTTCGTTCCGGCGATCCGGGTGCTCCACGAGTTGGGAGAGACGCCCTTCGAGACCCTTCCGTCCCTGATGATCTGGTTCACCGTGATGATCGCCATCAACCTCAACATGGCCTTCATCTCGCCACCGGTCGGATTCTCGCTGTTCTACCTCCAGAGCGTGGCGCCACCCGAGGTCAAGACGCTCGACATCCACCGGGGCGCTCTTCCGTTCATGGCCCTCCAGGGCGTGGCGCTGATCCTGGTGATGGTCTTCCCCGCCACCGTCCTCTGGCTGCCATCGGTGGTGGGCTGA